The nucleotide window TCCCAGCAcatgcaggagccctcccctgagGGGCAGCTATAGAAGGGGCcagccccttccttcctccacacTGACTATTCAAATCAAGTGGGTGCTGGGGCCCACCTCACCCAGGGAAAAGCCAGGGGGCATCTCTGACTGCCCTACTCTGGAGAGTCCTGGAGCCCAAAGAAAGGCCTGAGCCCAGGCCAGGGTCAACTTGCAAAGCAGCACCATCCCACGACTCTTGATCCCAATTCTGGCTACATGAGCTTCTGGGTGAATGCTTCTATTGAGTTCCCGAGTCCTGGCTGGGGTCTCATTCTGCGTGTATCCCCAGAAAACTGGTCTCTGGGAACTTCACTGGGGCCTCACAAGGAGAATTGAGTTCAATCGGGTATCAGGGACCACCACCCTTGAAGTCTGGGCAGAGAGGGCATGAGGCAGGGGGCTGAGTGTGTCTCATTCTGAGGACGATCAGGGACCTGTGGAAACCAGAGGTGGCCAAGGCCAAATCATGGCATGGCCCCTTGAGAAACGGCCTCTGCAGATACAGGGTCTGGTTCAAATAGGCCCTGGAGGTGCCACCCAGCCACAGAAGGAAGCATGGAGTGACAGAAAGAGCCTGGCTTAGAgcccaggttcaaatcctagctcatCACTCCATGCTGTGTGGCCTCAGGAAAGTCACTTCACTCCTCTGAGCCTCACAGATAAGGTTCCTTATCTGTGTATTGGAGCAGTGACTCTGTAGGGTGATTGTAAGGATTAGGTACATGCCTGTGACTCTACCAGTACCTGAACACAACACTCAAGCAAAGAGGTCAGGCTCCTGTCCTCCCCTCCGGTaacagctgaggcaggagggagacTATAGCTCACTCCCAGGGAGAAAATCTATCCTCTACTCCTGAAGTGGACACTAACAGGCACATCCGTCCTCGCTGTTAGGTGAGGAATGCTGGAGAACCACCGGAGACAGATGGAGTGACCCTGAGCCCATCCCTGCCATCTGCATACTGCAGTGTAGACAAGGTGGACCCCAATGAGCCTGACCACCTGTGGCTGACACTGAAAAGGGAGAGAGACTCGAGCATCAAATTTAACTGACATTTATGCCAGGGGCTGAGGGATGTGTCATAGGGGAGATTCCTGGAGTCAGAAGTACTCGGGGGCTGGGACCGTGGTCTTCATCAGCATTAGAAGCCCTCCTCTGCCTGCTGCCCTCTTCCCTCTGTCAGCACACGGAGCCCTCTCTCCCTACCGCCATTTTCTTAGGCCACCTGGAGACCAGGGAGCTTCCGCCTGCCTCTTTCTGGGGCTGCAGGTCCTCCTGGAGATGTGGAGCCAGAAAGTAAAGAATCAGGTGTGGGCTGGCGTGATCCTCATGAAGACGTCATGGCCTCCTCCCTGGCTCCGGACTTCTCTCCTAAGGTTCTGTCATGGAGACAACTGTTTACTAAAGTCCCTGTGCAGGGGCAGACCTGAAGTTTGCTAGAGAAGCAGCCAGGATGAACATCATCCACCCAACAGCTGACTGCTCAGCCTAGCCAGAAGGAGTCCCAGGCAGACGTCCACGTCCCTTCTTCCTCAGAGCCAAGGTAGGGCTGCTTTTCTGCATCCATGACCACTTGAGCTGAAGTACTAGATCATGGACACGTGGCAGTGGTGACAGATGTGGCCAGTAAGAGCTGGCGCTGTGAGCAACAATCCCGTTACCATAGCAGCTCCAAGAGTTGAGTGCCACCTCTGGACAATTAAGATGTCTCTTTGCCTGTCATCAAGAACATTCATTTCTCCTGAGACTGCAGTAGCAAATTTGGCCTTTTTGCAATTGTCCCCAAATACAACCACGGGCTTCTTAATAGTCTTTAAAGTTTCTCTACCAAGGAAAGACATTTATACcatctgtctttttgttttgaggtGTAGGGAGAAAAGTGAGCCACTCTGCAGCTGTAGGCAAGTGAGCCCCTTGCGGAGATCCTTTCCACTCCTGTTTGCACAGGAGGGCTGCCTCGCAGTAAGGACAGGGGTGCATGCAGTGGCCTTCCCTAAGTGCTGCTCCCCAGACCGCTCTGGTCTTTACTTGGGAGCTTCCTTGCTTGCCACGACCCTCAGACATggattttttaagaatttaagaaaacTGGCTGGAGCAGAAGCATATTCACAACTGCAGAAGAGTGCATGGTGTCCAAGACGAGTGTACAATGTAGGTATGTGCATGGCCTGGGATCTTGCATCCAGCTTCCAGACCCCGTGGGTGATCTCCCCAAGGTAGTGTCACTGTCCTAAATCCTTGAAGGCAGGGCCTGCTCAGGAGAGCATGcagatgggggcagggagagtGCTGAGCCCAGAGTTAGGAAATATCCTTCTATTCTGATGCCCCCATTAAGCTGCCATTTGACCACAGGCAAATCACGCCCCTCTCCAGAGAATTCTGTGGACACAAGCTTATTCATCTCTAAAATTCGAGGTCCCTCAAAGAAGAAAGAGCATCTTCATGTGGGTAGCCCAAGGAACTCACTGCTTGGCAGATCTAGTTTTTAAAGATATCCTTTCCTCTCCTCAATAAGAAGAGAATCCATCCAGAAGATAAAAGCCACCACCAACACCCCCAGGAACCCCAGCATGTTACTAGTAACGAGTATTCTGATATGTCTGGGCCTCATAAGAGGCCAGGTGTCTGATGACGTGGGTGCCATTTTCAAGTCAAATTAAGACTGTCCTGTGGCCCTACATGGTGGCCACCAATATGCCAATGGGCTGAATATGGAGCTGAGACTGGGCTGGGAACACTGAAGTTCTAAGAGCCACTCTTGCACCGGCACCCTGTACACAAGGTTTGATAAGTTTGTACAAACACAAGACACGTGAATGATTATTTACCACCAGCAAGTGGTCATCAAATCACAGCTATATGTTACATCCACCTAACTGTTCCATCTGGTCTCATGTTCTTGGAATGCAGCTTCAAGAATTCCCCAAGCTGCTCTTTGAAAGCTTTGCTCCGTTACACCTCCAGGGGCAGGAAGCCCCTACTTCCCTGTTTTCTGAATCAGCTTGACCACAGCATGGAATATTAGAAATCAGGGCAGCCTGGGGGAAATTCCAATTGCATGGATGCTGCCCCTAGAGGCCATTCAAGTGGTCAGAATTCCTGGTTTTAGAACATAGGAATAGCCAAGGGCCAACAGCAAGACAGTGCCATGTGCAGAGCGCGAACCCATGGTAAGCCCAACACAGGGTGAGCCGAGCTGTGGCTACCCATCATCCTGTTCTCTCAGAAGGTGAAGGCAtacaccacccccaccaccacaatGTTCCCCAGTGTCGCTATGATGGCAATCCACAGCAAGACGGCATCATTGGAGGACCGGGGAGGCTCTTCCAGCTGGCCCTGGCCATTGGAGGCCGCGTGGACATTGGAGGAAGAGTTAAACAAGGAGTACTCAGTGCTGAAGTCTTCATTGGGTGAGTCCATGAAAGCGCCTCCCATCATGGGCAGCtgcaaagaaggagagagaacatTAACCAGGGCCCACAGGGGCTCGGGCAGGTGTGCCCTCCAAAAGGAAACTGGCCTGATCAAACAAGCTcatgagggtacatgtgaaacttactcaatgtagaatataaatgtcttaacacaataactaagaaagtgccaggaaggctatgttaaccagtgtgatgaaaatatgtcaaatggtatataaaaccagtgtatggtgctccatgatcgcatcaatgtacacagctatgatttaattaaaaaagaaaccacaacTTCTATCCAAACTATGCATTGTTAATtataaaaacccaaaaacaaagcCCTAGACtggctttggttttgtttttataattaacaatGCATAGTTCACTCTATACAAATTAGTACTCACAGCTACCTCCTGAGCCAGGCCCTCTCCCACCCTGTCTACATGAGAGGGTGTCAAGGAACTCACCTGACAGGTAGCTGGTGACTCATTCAGGCCCCTCTCCCCCACCTAGCAGGCCCTTTCATGATAGCATGGGTTGTAAAATGCTTTATTACTcttctaattttagaaataatgtatGCTCAACATAGAGCACTAAGAAAACATTAAAGAGGATTAAAAAAACGGAGAATCACGATCTTACCACataatcacttttaaaattttgataagtCTGTCCCCCGTtcccatcttttttctttgtgtgtatgtgagaggggaggggaagagagagagaaagagagagagaggacacatttaaatgtgtttttgttgttgttgttggacagagagtcactctgttgcccagggttgagtgccatggctccaatctagctcacagcaacttcaaattcctaggttcaagtgatcctctcgcctcagcctcctgaatagctggaactacagaagcCGTAAtggctggataatttttctattttgaatagagacagggtctcactttgctaaacctgatcttgaactcttgggctcaagcgatcttcctacctctgccttccagaatgctaggactacaggtgtgagccaccacacctggcctaaacaTGTATTTCTAAAATCCCTGcattaaaaaatctataaaaattctaaattccaCTTTACCAGTTGTATAATATTCTGCCATAAATACAAGCCATAATTAAACCATTCCTCTACAGCTGGAGATTCAGGAATTTCCACTTTTCCTATTGAAAACAATGTACTAGTTAACATCCTTGGATTTGCATACATCCTttcacacacatttttatttactagGGCAGACTCCCAGATACACAATTTCTGAGTTAGCAGGTATGAACCTTTTATAGCTCCTGGTGCACCAGGACAAACTTCCCCAGCAAAGTGATCCTAATTCCTACCGCCTGTATCACACACTGCTGCACATAAGGAGGC belongs to Nycticebus coucang isolate mNycCou1 chromosome 9, mNycCou1.pri, whole genome shotgun sequence and includes:
- the C9H14orf132 gene encoding uncharacterized protein C14orf132 homolog; this translates as MDLSFMAAQLPMMGGAFMDSPNEDFSTEYSLFNSSSNVHAASNGQGQLEEPPRSSNDAVLLWIAIIATLGNIVVVGVVYAFTF